In Pengzhenrongella sicca, a single genomic region encodes these proteins:
- a CDS encoding cysteine hydrolase family protein gives MIPDTTALVLIEFQHDFTSEGGSLHGAVQGSMEATGMLANARRALEGSRAAGVTIIHSPIAFQAGYHEITSHPYGILKGVVDSSSFVKGTWGCEIVDDVAPVDSDIVIEGKRGLDAFGSTNLDFILRSKGITTVVLAGFLTNCCVESTMRSAYEKGFEVITLTDAVGATSMAEHENAIQYDYPMFSKPTTVDGYLATLQGSLVAADSSRGY, from the coding sequence ATGATCCCGGACACGACCGCACTCGTCCTGATCGAGTTCCAGCACGATTTCACCAGCGAGGGAGGGTCGCTGCACGGCGCGGTCCAGGGCTCGATGGAGGCGACGGGCATGCTGGCGAACGCCCGCAGGGCGCTCGAAGGCTCGCGGGCGGCCGGCGTGACGATCATCCACAGCCCGATCGCGTTCCAGGCCGGCTACCACGAGATCACGTCGCACCCCTACGGCATCCTCAAGGGCGTCGTCGACTCCTCATCCTTCGTCAAGGGCACCTGGGGCTGCGAGATCGTCGACGACGTCGCCCCGGTCGACTCCGACATCGTCATCGAGGGCAAGCGCGGCCTCGACGCCTTCGGCTCGACGAATCTCGACTTCATCCTGCGCTCGAAGGGCATCACCACCGTCGTGCTCGCCGGCTTCCTCACCAACTGTTGCGTCGAGTCGACCATGCGCTCGGCCTACGAGAAGGGCTTCGAGGTCATCACCCTGACCGACGCCGTCGGCGCGACGTCGATGGCCGAGCACGAGAACGCGATTCAGTACGACTATCCGATGTTCTCCAAGCCGACCACCGTTGACGGCTACCTCGCCACCCTCCAGGGCTCCCTGGTCGCTGCAGACTCGTCCCGAGGCTACTAA